CCGGCGCCGTGGTTAAACTAACAGGTACCACTATCATGGCTGAAGCGAATGTTAACGGCGATTTCAAAATAACCGTACCTGCAGAAAATGCTAAACTTGCAATATCGTTCGTTGGGTATGAAACAAAAGAAATTTTAGTAAAGGAAAATGATAATCCATCATACAAAATAGCCTTGAGTAGCAACTCAGTAAGCATGGGCGAAGTTGTGATTGTCAAAACAAGGAGTTCGCGCCCTAAAAATGTGTGGATCAGGGTAAGGGGAATACTGGGAAGCTATTCTGTTTTGGCACCGGACATAAAAGATTATATCTCTTCCAATTGGTAGACAAGTCATCTTTACTCACTAACTCATCATTCGTGCTAAAACACCTTCTTTCAACGAATAAGTGCACAACGCCACGTGGTTAATGTCAAGCTTTTGTACAACGTAGCGGGTAATCAGCGATGCAACCACGATCATGTCAACTCTTACCGGTACGATTAACAGATTGGCCTCGCGTTCGGCGTGAGATGACAATATAAGCCCACCGGTAATTGCAAATAACTCATCATAGTCAAACTCGTAGCTTTTGATCTTTTTAAGATCAAATTCCTCATTTCTTTTAAAGGCTGCCAGTTCAGCGAATGTTTCAAATGCACCGGACGAACCTATAAGATTATTGATTTTAAAACTTTTTACCGCTTCGAACAGGCTAGTCAGTTCATCTTCCAGATAATGATATAAGGCTTCAATTGCTGCCGGCGGGATGGGGTCGTTATGATGAAATTTTTCCAAAAGCCTTGCGGCGCCGATCTCAAAACTTTGTTTCCAGATCAGCTTTCTGTTATTACAGACGATAAACTCAACACTTCCTCCGCCGATATCCATTACCAGGGAGGAGTGATCGTCCGACAAAAGGCCCGACGCCCTTACACCTTCATAAATGAATGTGGCTTCACGCTCGCCGTCCACCACCTCTATTTCTATGCCTGTTTCCTTTTTCACTTCGTCAACAAAATCTTTTCCATTTGAAGCGTTTCTTAAGGCGGATGTAGCTATAGCGCTAATCTTTTGAACATTATGTTCGTTTATTTGCCGCTTAAAATCTTTCATCGTGTCCATGCCCCGTCCGAACGCCGCAGGAAGGATAATCCCTTTATTGATAC
Above is a window of Mucilaginibacter ginsenosidivorans DNA encoding:
- a CDS encoding Ppx/GppA phosphatase family protein, with the protein product MDKRFAVMDLGTNTFHLLIAEGSIEDFKEIVHKHIAVKLGEGGINKGIILPAAFGRGMDTMKDFKRQINEHNVQKISAIATSALRNASNGKDFVDEVKKETGIEIEVVDGEREATFIYEGVRASGLLSDDHSSLVMDIGGGSVEFIVCNNRKLIWKQSFEIGAARLLEKFHHNDPIPPAAIEALYHYLEDELTSLFEAVKSFKINNLIGSSGAFETFAELAAFKRNEEFDLKKIKSYEFDYDELFAITGGLILSSHAEREANLLIVPVRVDMIVVASLITRYVVQKLDINHVALCTYSLKEGVLARMMS